The genome window GTTTGGATATGGGTATGCCACTGTGATGAATTTTTTTCTTTGGAGTTTGGATCGGTCTCAAAGTCTTTTGACTCTTGCCATTTTTTCCTCCACTTTTCCTCTATTCCATTCCAGTCTATCATAAGCCCACTGTCTTTTTTATCAATAATTCTGCGTATCCAAGTGCGTCAGCAAGCCTTGATGCATCCTTTCCTCCGCCCTGCCCAAATCTCGCATCTCCTCCACCGGAACCGCCAAGTTTTGCAGAAATTTCCTTTACCAAATCTCCTGCCTTGAACGTCTTTGATGCGTCCGCTCCCGCAAAAACAATAATTCTGATTCCACCTCCTTTTATGATCAAAGCGCAGTAAATCGCAGATGGGTTTTGTGTTATCACATCTTCGCCTACTGCGATGTGGAACTCCTCATCTAACTCTTCATCAATTACCGAATAGAATTTCAAGGCGCCAAATGTCTTGGAATTATCAGCCGCCTGTTTTGCCGCCGTGCCACTAGTCCTCTTGATTAGCTGCTTTAGCTTCTTTTTTGCAGACTCTGAATCACTCATTGCGTGCTCAAATGACTTGACTAGTTTTTCTTTGTTTGATCCAAGTGATTTTATTATTATGGATAGGTCGCTTTCCTGTTTTTGCACGTATCTGATTGCTGCTTCACCTGAAACAAATTCTAGTCTTACCACCCCGTCTTGGATTCTTTCTGATTTTGTAATCTTGATCAGCCCAAGATCCCCAGTTCTTTTTACATGCGTACCTCCGCATGCCTCGACATCAAAGTCCTCGATTCTTACTATTCTTACTGATTTTACGGGAACCACTCCTCCCTGGTATATCCTAAAGCCAAATGTCTGCTCTGCCTGGCCCCTGTCGTACTCTTTGATTGTGACTGGAAGATTTTTCTGAACTATGGAGTTTGCGACATTTTCAATTTTCTTGATCTCCTCCTCGTTTAGACTTGAGTGATGCGTGATGTCAAGCCTGCCGTAATCTTTTTCTTTGAATGCAGAGTGCTGCCATACCCAAGAACCCAAAACGTTTCTTGCAGACGAATTTATCACATGTGTGCTTGTGTGGTGTTTTGTTATGTTTATTCTTCTTGAGATGTCAATTTCACAGTTGACCATTGCGCCCTCACTGGGGACTATTTTCATTTCATGTAGCACAATGTTGCCGTGCTTTGTAACGTCTAATACATCTGCGCCATTTATCTTTCCGTGATCCGGCTCCTGTCCACCACCTCTTGCATAAAACGATGTCCTGTCCAATATGACAAACTTGTTTTTTATTACCTTGAGTACCTTGGCGTCAAATTTCATCGGATCATCTTTGTAGAACAGTAATTCTGTATCTGGAATTCCTTTTAGATCAAATTCCTCACCTGCTTTCTTTTTTTCCGATTGGTGGAGATCCGATAGTTTGGTGTAAAAGCTGTCTGGAATTTCGGCAATTATCTTGTGTTCCTTTAGATAGTCAGGTGTAACACCGTCTGACTCGTATAGCCTGATCATGTCGTCTACGTTTAGGTTCTTGTTTTTGAGGCTCTCTGCAATCTTCACCATTCTTGACTTGGAGTCATGGTATCTTTCCACCTCGATTCCTATTATTGTCTTGACCTCGTCCCTGTACTCCTCAAGCTCAGGATATGTTGCTTTGAGGTAGTCGATGTGGCTGTCGATTAGATCATTCAGGTCTAAATTCAGGCTGAGTCTGTCAATTGTGGCCATGATTCTCCTTAGGATTATTCTCAGATTGTATCCTCCACCAACATTGCTTGGAAGGGCGCCATCAGATATTGCAAAAATCAAAGTCCTTAGGTGGTCTGCT of Candidatus Nitrosotenuis sp. DW1 contains these proteins:
- the alaS gene encoding alanine--tRNA ligase, yielding MDKEEILAKFSSEPDRYYKVKLFAEQGFERKSCSVCKRFFWTLESQRKTCPDHSEDTYSFIGNPPTKKRFDYTEAWKQVESFFVKNGHTSVSRYPVVCRWRDDLYFTIASIVDFQRVMGSKVVFEFPANPLVVPQTCLRFKDLENVGVTGRHFSSFCMIGQHSIPNGNGYWKDECVDLDFRLLTESFGISKEEIVFVEDVWAGGGSFGSSLEFYVRGLELGNAVFTEFQGDLGHHTTLDQRIIDMGAGLERFAWITMGTPTAYDCCFGPITQKLIQKVGIDADANILTKYFTEIAKSLEKYPDLSQVRKAAIKATNLTDDNLNRIITPLEGIYTIADHLRTLIFAISDGALPSNVGGGYNLRIILRRIMATIDRLSLNLDLNDLIDSHIDYLKATYPELEEYRDEVKTIIGIEVERYHDSKSRMVKIAESLKNKNLNVDDMIRLYESDGVTPDYLKEHKIIAEIPDSFYTKLSDLHQSEKKKAGEEFDLKGIPDTELLFYKDDPMKFDAKVLKVIKNKFVILDRTSFYARGGGQEPDHGKINGADVLDVTKHGNIVLHEMKIVPSEGAMVNCEIDISRRINITKHHTSTHVINSSARNVLGSWVWQHSAFKEKDYGRLDITHHSSLNEEEIKKIENVANSIVQKNLPVTIKEYDRGQAEQTFGFRIYQGGVVPVKSVRIVRIEDFDVEACGGTHVKRTGDLGLIKITKSERIQDGVVRLEFVSGEAAIRYVQKQESDLSIIIKSLGSNKEKLVKSFEHAMSDSESAKKKLKQLIKRTSGTAAKQAADNSKTFGALKFYSVIDEELDEEFHIAVGEDVITQNPSAIYCALIIKGGGIRIIVFAGADASKTFKAGDLVKEISAKLGGSGGGDARFGQGGGKDASRLADALGYAELLIKKTVGL